From a region of the Lactuca sativa cultivar Salinas chromosome 4, Lsat_Salinas_v11, whole genome shotgun sequence genome:
- the LOC111907021 gene encoding oleosin H2, translated as MAEHQQQHYGYQQHQQHHPTDTYKGRFQQNGSQSTSKVLAVLTLFPIGGICLLLAGLTLTGTLIGLGVATPLFVIFSPILVPAALTIGLAVTGFLASGAFGITALSSLTYIVNYFRRMSGGGVGGGASMQDPLDYAKRRAQDTAGYVGQKMKDVGQRTQEAARS; from the coding sequence ATGGCGGAGCATCAACAGCAGCATTATGGCTACCAACAACATCAGCAGCACCACCCTACGGACACCTACAAGGGCCGATTCCAGCAAAACGGCAGCCAATCTACTTCAAAAGTCCTAGCAGTCCTCACTCTCTTTCCCATCGGAGGAATCTGCCTCCTCCTTGCTGGTCTCACTCTCACCGGAACTCTTATCGGTCTCGGCGTCGCCACCCCACTTTTTGTGATTTTCAGCCCGATCCTAGTCCCGGCGGCGCTGACCATCGGGTTGGCGGTCACGGGATTCCTAGCGTCGGGAGCTTTTGGAATCACGGCGCTGTCTTCCCTGACCTACATAGTGAACTACTTTAGGAGGATGAGTGGCGGCGGTGTTGGCGGTGGCGCGTCGATGCAAGATCCATTGGATTACGCAAAAAGGAGAGCTCAGGACACGGCTGGATATGTGGGTCAGAAAATGAAGGATGTTGGTCAGAGGACTCAAGAGGCTGCTAGGTCCTGA